One segment of Triticum aestivum cultivar Chinese Spring chromosome 2A, IWGSC CS RefSeq v2.1, whole genome shotgun sequence DNA contains the following:
- the LOC123190855 gene encoding transcription factor TGAL6 isoform X1, producing the protein MELYPGYLEDHFNIHKLSGTGGASPPEYMTSAAAAQYAPAPLRMAMYERAPPQQQHHQHQQQQQPALGMWSSEPYKVDSGGQATSGSSIMEPDAKFDHPGLDEDPHMDELETADQGASKPKEKVMRRLAQNREAARKSRLRKKAYIQQLESSRIKLAQLEQELQRTRQQQGMYGGNPGTSLHRGGSAGHLGFAAAGQMMDPGVAAFEIAYGHWVDDQKRNTEELRSALQPGQGTSELELEVMVQTGLANYDNLFRVKGAAAQADVFCVMSGLWRSPAERFFLWIGGFRPSEVLKILSPQLQPMSEPQSVAVYALQLTSAQAEDALSQGMQKLQQTLAESLTDPFAAPDAYMAGAIEKLKGLVGFVQQADHLRQETLQNMHRILTTRQAAKGLLVLGDYFQRLRALSTLWAARPHESAIS; encoded by the exons ATGGAGCTCTACCCTGGGTACCTGGAAGACCACTTCAACATCCACAAGCTTAG CGGCACCGGCGGCGCGTCCCCGCCGGAGTACatgacgtcggcggcggcggcgcagtacgCGCCGGCGCCCCTCCGGATGGCCATGTACGAGCGCGCCCCGCCGCAGCAGCAGCACCACcaacaccagcagcagcagcagccggcgCTGGGCATGTGGAGCAGCGAGCCCTACAAGGTGGACAGCGGCGGCCAGGCCACCAGCGGGTCCAGCATCATGGAGCCCGACGCCAAGTTCGACCACCCAGGG CTGGATGAGGATCCACACATGGACGAACTGGAGACGGCCGATCAGGGAGCGAGCAAGCCCAAAGAAAAG GTCATGAGAAGACTTGCACAGAACAGAGAGGCTGCCCGGAAAAGTCGCCTCAGAAAAAAG GCCTACATCCAGCAGCTGGAGTCGAGCCGGATAAAGCTGGCGCAGCTGGAGCAGGAGCTGCAGCGCACCAGGCAGCAGCAAGGCATGTACGGGGGCAACCCGGGAACGAGCCTGCATCGCGGGGGCTCGGCCGGCCACCTCGGATTCGCGGCCGCGGGGCAGATGATGGACCCCGGCGTAGCGGCGTTCGAGATCGCGTACGGCCACTGGGTGGACGATCAGAAGCGGAACACGGAGGAGCTGCGGAGCGCGCTGCAGCCGGGGCAGGGCACGTCGGAGCTGGAGCTGGAGGTGATGGTGCAGACCGGGCTCGCCAACTACGACAACCTCTTCCGGGTCAAGGGCGCCGCCGCGCAGGCCGACGTCTTCTGCGTCATGTCGGGACTCTGGAGGTCCCCCGCCGAGCGCTTCTTCCTCTGGATCGGCGGCTTCCGGCCCTCCGAGGTCCTCAAG ATCTTGAGCCCGCAGCTGCAGCCGATGTCGGAGCCGCAGTCGGTGGCGGTGTACGCGCTGCAGCTgacgtcggcgcaggcggaggacGCGCTGTCGCAGGGCATGCAGAAGCTGCAGCAGACGCTGGCCGAGTCCCTCACGGACCCCTTCGCCGCCCCCGACGCCTACATGGCCGGCGCCATCGAGAAGCTCAAGGGCCTCGTCGGCTTCGTGCAGCAG GCGGACCATCTCCGGCAGGAGACGCTGCAGAACATGCACAGGATCCTGACGACGCGGCAGGCGGCCAAGGGCCTGCTCGTGCTGGGGGACTACTTCCAGCGCCTCCGCGCGCTCAGCACGCTCTGGGCGGCCCGCCCGCACGAGTCTGCCATAAGCTAA
- the LOC123190855 gene encoding transcription factor TGAL6 isoform X2 yields MTSAAAAQYAPAPLRMAMYERAPPQQQHHQHQQQQQPALGMWSSEPYKVDSGGQATSGSSIMEPDAKFDHPGLDEDPHMDELETADQGASKPKEKVMRRLAQNREAARKSRLRKKAYIQQLESSRIKLAQLEQELQRTRQQQGMYGGNPGTSLHRGGSAGHLGFAAAGQMMDPGVAAFEIAYGHWVDDQKRNTEELRSALQPGQGTSELELEVMVQTGLANYDNLFRVKGAAAQADVFCVMSGLWRSPAERFFLWIGGFRPSEVLKILSPQLQPMSEPQSVAVYALQLTSAQAEDALSQGMQKLQQTLAESLTDPFAAPDAYMAGAIEKLKGLVGFVQQADHLRQETLQNMHRILTTRQAAKGLLVLGDYFQRLRALSTLWAARPHESAIS; encoded by the exons atgacgtcggcggcggcggcgcagtacgCGCCGGCGCCCCTCCGGATGGCCATGTACGAGCGCGCCCCGCCGCAGCAGCAGCACCACcaacaccagcagcagcagcagccggcgCTGGGCATGTGGAGCAGCGAGCCCTACAAGGTGGACAGCGGCGGCCAGGCCACCAGCGGGTCCAGCATCATGGAGCCCGACGCCAAGTTCGACCACCCAGGG CTGGATGAGGATCCACACATGGACGAACTGGAGACGGCCGATCAGGGAGCGAGCAAGCCCAAAGAAAAG GTCATGAGAAGACTTGCACAGAACAGAGAGGCTGCCCGGAAAAGTCGCCTCAGAAAAAAG GCCTACATCCAGCAGCTGGAGTCGAGCCGGATAAAGCTGGCGCAGCTGGAGCAGGAGCTGCAGCGCACCAGGCAGCAGCAAGGCATGTACGGGGGCAACCCGGGAACGAGCCTGCATCGCGGGGGCTCGGCCGGCCACCTCGGATTCGCGGCCGCGGGGCAGATGATGGACCCCGGCGTAGCGGCGTTCGAGATCGCGTACGGCCACTGGGTGGACGATCAGAAGCGGAACACGGAGGAGCTGCGGAGCGCGCTGCAGCCGGGGCAGGGCACGTCGGAGCTGGAGCTGGAGGTGATGGTGCAGACCGGGCTCGCCAACTACGACAACCTCTTCCGGGTCAAGGGCGCCGCCGCGCAGGCCGACGTCTTCTGCGTCATGTCGGGACTCTGGAGGTCCCCCGCCGAGCGCTTCTTCCTCTGGATCGGCGGCTTCCGGCCCTCCGAGGTCCTCAAG ATCTTGAGCCCGCAGCTGCAGCCGATGTCGGAGCCGCAGTCGGTGGCGGTGTACGCGCTGCAGCTgacgtcggcgcaggcggaggacGCGCTGTCGCAGGGCATGCAGAAGCTGCAGCAGACGCTGGCCGAGTCCCTCACGGACCCCTTCGCCGCCCCCGACGCCTACATGGCCGGCGCCATCGAGAAGCTCAAGGGCCTCGTCGGCTTCGTGCAGCAG GCGGACCATCTCCGGCAGGAGACGCTGCAGAACATGCACAGGATCCTGACGACGCGGCAGGCGGCCAAGGGCCTGCTCGTGCTGGGGGACTACTTCCAGCGCCTCCGCGCGCTCAGCACGCTCTGGGCGGCCCGCCCGCACGAGTCTGCCATAAGCTAA